The region CTTGGTGGCAGGTGTGGCCTCCCATGAGGCAGGCACATCCAGCTGGGCTGCTGCAGCCCCATGGCCCGAGCACCCCTGTCCCCCACGGTGGCCTTTCcttggttgggggaggggggagcataCCAGGCCACCCAGAGGGGCAGACCCAGCACTCACTGTCTGGGTCCTTGTTCTGGCATGAGGTGGGTGCTGCTGCTCCCCCTACACCTGAGGCGCGGCCAGTGAAGACCGTTCCCCCAGAGTCCCGCCCCAGATCCCAGGTGAGGACCTTCCAGAACCCTTGTGCTTCTGGACTCTGGGGACTAGCCCTGGCCTCCCTTCTTCTGTGGAGGTGGCTGGGGCCCATGGCAGACTGACACCATGGCTTCTCCTGACGGATTTTCCTGATGCCTTTCGCATCTCTCTTTGGCTGCCCAGGGAGCAGGATCTGGACGACCATAAACGATGATGGCTCCAAAACGCGGCTCACCTGTGCCTTGAATCACAGTGCCACAGAAATTGTGGGCCACCGCTGGGTGAAGGGGGGCAAGGTGCTGAAGGAGGATACCCTGCCTGACCTGAAGACGGAGTACGAGTGAGTAGGACCACCAGACAGACGGGTGTGGAGATGGCTGAGGCCCAGGATCCAGGGAAGTTCCCGGGCTGCCAGACTCCACCACCTTCAAGACCCTTCGTGCTTCCTGTGGATTGGGGTCCCCCGCTCCTGGCTCGCAGGGTCCTGGGCCCCGGGCCCTGCAGGGAGCAGCTCCAGAAGCTGCCATGGGCTTGGACGGCGGCCAGGCCAGGGCTCCTGGGTGTGGTCCCTCCTCCCTGGGAACCTGCCCACCTCACCCTGCTCCCTGTATCCGCTTGCAGGGTGGACTCAGAAGACCGCTCAGGCCAATACTCCTGCATCTTCCTTCCAGAGCACGCGGGCCGCACCAATCTGGAAGTGAAAGGTAGGCTCCAAGGGGAGTGGGGGCAGGCGCAGATCCCACCTtgagggctggggcagggcagcTCCACCTCCATCTCTGGCTGGGGATTAGGCTCCAGACTGCCCTCTTCCCCGCAGGACCCCCCAGAGTCATGGCCGTGAAGAAATCAGAGCACGCCACGGAGGGGGAGACTGTGGTCCTGGTCTGCAAATCGGACTCCTTCCCGCCGATCATCTACTGGCTGTGGTACAAGAAGAGCGAGTCCGGGGACCAGGTCATCACCAACGGCACCCAGAGCAAGTTCTTTGTGGTGTCCTCGGAGAGCCGCACGGAGCTGCACATCCCCGGCGTGGACCTGAAGGAGGACCCCGGCACGTACGTGTGCAACGGTACCAGCCTGGAGGGCACCAGCCAGGCGGCCATCACGTTGCGCGTGCGCAACCGCTTCGCTGCCCTCTGGCCCTTCCTGGGCATTGTGGCCGAGGTGCTTGTACTTGTCACCATCATCTTCATCTACGAGAAGCGGCGGAAGCCGGACGAGGTCTTGGATGGTGAGACAGTGCCACAGTCCCTCCACTCCCTCCTGGGTGGGGGACCCTGGGCCTCTCCGGGGGATGTGCCCCCTTCCCCGGCAGAGAGTCTTCCAGCCCATGAGGCCTCACCTCTCCTTTTCTCCACCTCACTG is a window of Muntiacus reevesi chromosome 1, mMunRee1.1, whole genome shotgun sequence DNA encoding:
- the BSG gene encoding basigin, with product MAAGQIAVLGLVLLSAQGGFGAGSRIWTTINDDGSKTRLTCALNHSATEIVGHRWVKGGKVLKEDTLPDLKTEYEVDSEDRSGQYSCIFLPEHAGRTNLEVKGPPRVMAVKKSEHATEGETVVLVCKSDSFPPIIYWLWYKKSESGDQVITNGTQSKFFVVSSESRTELHIPGVDLKEDPGTYVCNGTSLEGTSQAAITLRVRNRFAALWPFLGIVAEVLVLVTIIFIYEKRRKPDEVLDDEDTGSAPLKSSGNPLNDKDKNVRQRNSS